The genomic interval TTTAAGGGGAGTTCAACTATGATATTAGACGCGGATCTAAAAGCTCAATTAGCTCAATACCTTGAACTAATGGAAGGCGATGTACTGCTTAAAGTTAGCGCAGGTTCCGATGAGGCTTCCCGCGACATGATGGAACTAATGGATGAACTAGCAACCATGTCATCCCATATTAAAGTGGAAACGACCGAACTTGAGCGAACACCAAGTTTTAGTGTAAACCGGATTGGCGAAGACACCGGTATAACGTTTGCCGGTGTCCCGCTTGGCCATGAATTTACATCTTTGGTACTGGCACTTTTGCATGTGAGCGGAAGAACTCCGAAAGAAGACCAGAAACTAATGGATCAAGCGAAGAATTTGGAAGGGGAACACCACTTTGTTTCCTATGTAAGCCTTAGTTGTCAAAACTGTCCGGTTGTTGTCCAGGCACTAAACGTACTTAGTGTTCTTAATCCGAACGTGACGCACACCATGATTGATGGTGCGACATTTAAAGAGGAAGCAGAAGCAAATAACATCATGGCCGTGCCTACCGTGTTCTTGAATGGCGAATCATTCGGAAGCGGCCGTATGACACTGGAAGAGATACTTGCCAAGTTAGGCAGTACCCCGGATGCGTCTGAATTCGAGAACAAGGATCCATATGATGTACTTGTTGTTGGAGGCGGACCTGCAAGTGCCAGTGCCGCTATCTATGCAGCACGTAAAGGTATTCGGACAGGTATTGTATCCGAGCGTATCGGCGGTCAGGTCAATGACACCGCAGGCATTGAAAACTTTATCAGTGTGAAGCGTACGGAAGGT from Lentibacillus cibarius carries:
- the ahpF gene encoding alkyl hydroperoxide reductase subunit F, whose protein sequence is MILDADLKAQLAQYLELMEGDVLLKVSAGSDEASRDMMELMDELATMSSHIKVETTELERTPSFSVNRIGEDTGITFAGVPLGHEFTSLVLALLHVSGRTPKEDQKLMDQAKNLEGEHHFVSYVSLSCQNCPVVVQALNVLSVLNPNVTHTMIDGATFKEEAEANNIMAVPTVFLNGESFGSGRMTLEEILAKLGSTPDASEFENKDPYDVLVVGGGPASASAAIYAARKGIRTGIVSERIGGQVNDTAGIENFISVKRTEGPKFAADLEEHVKDYDIDVMNLQRAKQLERKQDFVDIELENGATLQSKSVILATGARWRQLGVPGEEEFRNKGVAYCPHCDGPMFEGKHVAVIGGGNSGIEAAIDLAGIVKHVTVLEFSPELKADSVLQERLNSLPNTTVVTNAKTTEITGDDNVNGITYIDRESETEQHIELDGVFVQIGLLPNTDWLGNAVERNKFGEIVIDRNGATNVPGVFAAGDCTDDRNKQIIISMGSGANAALNAFDYLIRN